One SAR202 cluster bacterium genomic region harbors:
- the gyrB gene encoding DNA topoisomerase (ATP-hydrolyzing) subunit B produces the protein MATDTSAATYTAKDIVVLEGLEAVRRRPGMYIGNTDQRGLHHLIYEIVDNAVDEAMAGFCTHVEVTINEDGSVTVSDDGRGIPVDLHPTTKKSAMETVFTTLHAGGKFGSGAYKVSGGLHGVGASVVNALSESLKAEVRRDGATHRVEFSRGKALTPITRQPGQSEPGTGTKVTFKPDTLIFKEFNYDFDMLVEHFKQAAYLNQGLRIKFVSLFHSQQRQGDVERSFYFEGGIRDFVKNLNHGRQVLNPDPFYVSKTVGSTIVDAAIQYNDSYHETCLSFANCIHTEEGGSHLTGFRGALTRAINDYGRKQKLLKEDQANLSGEDVREGLTAVISVKLTDPQFEGQTKTKLGNADIKGIVESAVADGLVQWLEEHPIDARRVMDKCVTSQKAREAARKARELVLRKNALDGSSLPGKLADCQERNPELSEVFIVEGESAGGSAKMGRDRKFQAILPIKGKILNVEKAAEDKVLLHEEIRALIVALGAYDGETFRPEKLRYHKVIIMTDADVDGSHIRTLLLTFFFRRMPELIKGGYLYIAQPPLYRVQAGKEVNYAFTEADKDRILKTTNGKRSVNLQRYKGLGEMNPEQLWETTMDPTRRSMLQVKVEEGAAMAETDKIFSTLMGDEVAPRKDFIQAHARSVKELDV, from the coding sequence ATGGCCACTGATACAAGTGCGGCTACCTACACCGCCAAGGACATCGTCGTCCTGGAAGGCCTGGAGGCCGTCCGGCGCCGACCCGGTATGTACATCGGCAACACCGACCAGCGCGGCCTTCACCACCTCATCTATGAAATCGTCGACAACGCTGTCGACGAGGCTATGGCCGGCTTCTGCACCCATGTCGAAGTGACAATCAATGAGGACGGCTCCGTCACCGTCAGTGACGACGGCCGCGGCATCCCCGTAGATCTCCACCCCACCACCAAAAAGTCCGCCATGGAGACGGTATTTACCACCCTCCACGCTGGCGGCAAATTCGGCTCCGGTGCCTACAAAGTCTCTGGCGGCCTCCACGGCGTCGGTGCCTCCGTCGTCAACGCCCTCTCCGAAAGCCTCAAAGCTGAGGTCCGCCGCGACGGCGCCACCCACCGTGTCGAATTCTCCCGCGGCAAGGCTCTTACCCCTATTACCCGTCAGCCCGGCCAGTCCGAGCCCGGCACCGGCACTAAGGTCACTTTCAAGCCTGACACTCTAATCTTCAAAGAGTTCAATTACGACTTCGACATGCTCGTCGAGCACTTCAAGCAGGCCGCCTACCTCAACCAGGGCCTGCGAATCAAGTTCGTCAGCCTCTTCCACTCCCAGCAGCGCCAGGGTGATGTCGAGCGCTCCTTCTACTTTGAAGGCGGCATCCGAGACTTCGTCAAAAACCTGAACCATGGCCGCCAGGTCCTCAACCCTGACCCCTTCTACGTCTCCAAGACCGTCGGCTCCACCATCGTCGACGCGGCCATTCAATACAACGATAGCTATCACGAGACCTGCCTCTCCTTCGCCAACTGCATCCACACTGAGGAGGGCGGCAGTCACCTCACCGGCTTCCGTGGCGCCCTCACCCGCGCCATCAACGACTATGGCCGCAAGCAAAAGCTCCTCAAGGAAGACCAGGCCAACCTCTCCGGCGAGGACGTTCGAGAGGGCCTCACCGCCGTCATCAGCGTCAAGCTCACCGACCCCCAGTTCGAAGGCCAGACCAAGACCAAGCTCGGCAATGCCGATATTAAGGGCATCGTCGAGTCCGCCGTCGCCGACGGCCTTGTCCAGTGGCTTGAGGAACATCCCATCGACGCTCGCCGCGTCATGGATAAGTGCGTCACCTCCCAGAAAGCCCGCGAGGCCGCCCGTAAGGCCCGCGAGCTCGTCCTCCGCAAGAACGCCCTGGACGGCAGCTCCCTCCCCGGCAAGCTCGCCGACTGCCAGGAGCGCAACCCCGAGCTTTCCGAGGTCTTTATCGTCGAGGGTGAGTCCGCCGGCGGCTCCGCCAAAATGGGCCGAGACCGCAAGTTCCAGGCCATCCTACCCATCAAAGGCAAAATCCTCAACGTCGAAAAGGCCGCCGAAGACAAAGTTCTCTTGCACGAAGAAATCCGCGCCCTTATCGTCGCCCTCGGTGCCTACGACGGCGAGACCTTCCGCCCCGAAAAGCTCCGCTACCACAAGGTCATCATCATGACGGACGCCGACGTGGACGGCTCCCACATCCGCACCCTCCTCCTCACCTTCTTCTTCCGACGCATGCCTGAGCTGATCAAGGGCGGCTACCTCTACATCGCCCAGCCCCCTCTCTACCGCGTCCAGGCCGGCAAAGAGGTCAACTACGCCTTCACCGAGGCCGATAAAGACCGCATCCTCAAGACCACCAACGGCAAGCGCAGCGTCAACCTCCAGCGCTACAAAGGCTTGGGCGAAATGAACCCTGAGCAGCTATGGGAGACCACCATGGACCCCACGCGCCGCTCCATGCTCCAGGTCAAGGTGGAAGAAGGCGCCGCTATGGCCGAGACCGACAAGATCTTCTCCACCCTCATGGGCGATGAAGTCGCCCCCCGCAAAGACTTCATCCAGGCCCACGCCCGCTCCGTCAAAGAGCTAGACGTCTAA
- the hutU gene encoding urocanate hydratase, giving the protein MKASVIKASRGTEISCKGWEQEAALRMLMNNLDPEVAERPEELVVYGGRGKAARDWESFHAIVRCLRELEGDETLLVQSGKPVGVFRTHKDAPRVLLANSNLVPKWATQEVFDSLERRGLMMYGQMTAGSWVYIGSQGIVQGTYETFGVAARKHFGGSLKGRLVVTAGLGGMGGAQPLSVTMNDGVALVVEVDEGRIKRRIETGYLDEWTKDLNEALSRAEAAKRAGRAVSIGVLGNAVDVLGAMLEKGIVPDIITDQTPAHDPQSYIPKGLSVGEAEALRKKDPSRYMEMAGRSMAEHVKAILEFKRRGSVAFDYGNNLRQRAYDFGVEDAFSYPGFVPEYIRPLFCEGKGPFRWVALSGEAKDIFAIDEMVVREFGPTNPGLERWIRLAQERIKFQGLPARICWLGYGDRARFGKLVNRMVASGRLQAPIVIGRDHLDGGSVASPNRETEGMRDGTDAVADWPLLNALINAVGGATWVSIHSGGGVGIGHSIHAGQVILADGSRAAGRRLDRVLTTDPGTAIIRHVDAGYEEAEEAARRHGVRVPMRQYGKR; this is encoded by the coding sequence ATGAAGGCATCGGTGATAAAGGCTTCTCGGGGGACGGAGATTTCATGTAAGGGGTGGGAGCAGGAAGCCGCGTTGCGGATGCTGATGAACAACTTGGACCCGGAGGTGGCGGAGAGGCCGGAGGAGCTGGTGGTGTACGGGGGAAGGGGGAAGGCGGCGCGGGACTGGGAGTCGTTTCATGCCATTGTGAGGTGTTTGAGGGAGCTGGAGGGGGACGAGACGCTGCTGGTGCAGTCGGGGAAGCCGGTGGGGGTGTTTCGCACACACAAGGATGCGCCGCGGGTGCTGCTGGCGAACTCCAATCTGGTGCCGAAGTGGGCGACGCAGGAGGTGTTCGATTCGCTGGAGCGGCGGGGGCTGATGATGTACGGGCAGATGACGGCGGGAAGCTGGGTATATATCGGCAGCCAGGGCATCGTGCAGGGGACGTATGAGACCTTTGGCGTGGCGGCGAGGAAACATTTTGGGGGGAGCCTGAAGGGGCGGCTGGTGGTGACGGCGGGGCTGGGAGGCATGGGAGGGGCGCAGCCGCTGTCGGTGACGATGAACGACGGGGTGGCGCTGGTTGTCGAGGTAGACGAGGGGAGGATTAAGCGCAGGATTGAGACGGGGTACCTGGATGAATGGACGAAAGATTTGAACGAGGCGTTATCCAGGGCGGAGGCGGCGAAGCGGGCAGGGCGGGCGGTGTCGATTGGGGTACTGGGGAACGCGGTGGATGTGCTGGGGGCGATGCTGGAGAAGGGGATCGTGCCGGATATTATCACCGACCAGACGCCGGCCCACGACCCGCAGTCGTACATACCGAAGGGGTTGTCGGTGGGAGAGGCAGAGGCGTTGAGGAAGAAGGACCCGTCACGGTATATGGAGATGGCGGGTCGGTCTATGGCGGAGCACGTGAAGGCGATACTGGAGTTCAAGCGTAGGGGGAGCGTCGCGTTTGATTATGGGAACAACCTGAGGCAGCGAGCATATGATTTTGGGGTGGAGGACGCGTTCTCGTACCCGGGGTTTGTGCCGGAGTATATACGCCCGCTGTTTTGCGAGGGGAAGGGGCCGTTCCGGTGGGTAGCGCTATCGGGGGAGGCTAAGGACATTTTTGCCATCGACGAGATGGTAGTGAGAGAGTTCGGGCCGACGAACCCGGGGCTGGAGCGGTGGATCCGGCTGGCGCAGGAGCGGATCAAGTTCCAAGGGCTGCCAGCGCGGATATGCTGGCTGGGGTATGGAGATAGGGCAAGGTTCGGGAAGCTGGTAAATCGGATGGTGGCTAGCGGGAGGCTTCAGGCGCCGATTGTTATCGGGAGAGACCACCTGGACGGGGGATCGGTGGCGTCGCCGAACCGGGAGACGGAGGGGATGAGGGATGGGACGGACGCGGTGGCGGACTGGCCTTTGCTGAACGCTTTGATTAACGCGGTGGGGGGCGCGACTTGGGTGAGTATTCATTCGGGAGGGGGAGTAGGAATAGGACATTCGATACATGCGGGGCAGGTGATTTTGGCGGATGGGTCGAGGGCGGCGGGTCGTCGGCTGGATAGGGTGCTGACGACGGACCCGGGGACGGCGATTATTCGGCATGTGGACGCGGGGTATGAGGAGGCGGAGGAGGCGGCGAGGAGGCATGGGGTGAGGGTGCCGATGAGGCAGTATGGGAAGCGATGA
- a CDS encoding histidine ammonia-lyase: protein MLAKKRLSDGGVVGVSGEGLTVGDVVRVGREGGRVALGDGVRRRMGESREVVRRIVEEGRVVYGVTTGFGDLSTKFISPEETRKLQRNLVRSHAVGTGPMFPTEVVRGVMLLSANKLAKGLSGVAPAIAEMLVECLNKGIHPLVPSQGSVGASGDLAPLAHVAQVLIGEGEVDPSTTSEYGLPHSASLRAKGSPGLASLGSPPGAQAVSGAEALSKRGLKPLELGPKEGLALLNGTEVSTALGAFAVHDAWSLLHGAVAAGAMSLEALKGSDKPFDARLQEVRPHEGQGYVARQLRHLLRESETTVSHPWTHKIQDPYSLRCMPQVMGASYDAIRHCWSVVEREMNSATDNPLVFGGEVLSGGNFHAQPIALAMGYLKIAACEIASLSERRTYLLLDASRSGLPQFLAKNPGVESGLMIAQNLAAALVSENKGLSHPASVDSIPTSAGMEDHVSMAPIAGRQALQIIDNAMRVVAVELLAASQGLYLSEHPRPGRGVEEAVAMVRRVATPLEGDRSVSGDVVRLAGLVREGRFMGMMANGG, encoded by the coding sequence ATGTTGGCGAAGAAGAGATTGTCTGATGGTGGGGTTGTGGGGGTGAGCGGGGAGGGGCTGACGGTGGGGGATGTGGTGCGGGTGGGAAGGGAGGGAGGAAGGGTGGCGCTGGGGGATGGAGTGAGACGGCGGATGGGGGAGTCTCGGGAGGTGGTGAGGAGGATTGTGGAGGAGGGGAGGGTGGTATATGGGGTGACGACGGGGTTTGGGGACCTGTCGACTAAATTTATTTCGCCTGAAGAGACGAGGAAGCTGCAGAGGAATTTGGTGCGGTCACATGCGGTGGGAACGGGGCCGATGTTTCCCACGGAAGTGGTTAGAGGCGTGATGCTGCTATCGGCCAACAAGCTGGCGAAGGGGCTGTCCGGGGTAGCGCCGGCGATAGCCGAGATGCTGGTGGAGTGCCTAAACAAGGGCATACACCCGCTGGTGCCGAGCCAGGGCAGCGTGGGGGCGAGCGGGGACCTGGCGCCGCTGGCGCATGTGGCGCAGGTGCTTATTGGGGAGGGGGAGGTAGATCCTTCGACTACGTCCGAGTACGGACTTCCCCATTCGGCTTCGCTCAGGGCTAAAGGCTCACCAGGACTCGCTTCGCTCGGGTCCCCTCCCGGCGCACAAGCGGTGTCCGGTGCGGAGGCGCTGTCAAAGAGAGGACTGAAGCCGCTGGAGCTGGGGCCGAAGGAGGGACTGGCGCTGTTGAATGGGACGGAGGTATCGACGGCGCTGGGGGCTTTTGCGGTGCACGACGCGTGGTCGCTGCTGCACGGGGCTGTCGCGGCGGGGGCGATGAGCCTGGAGGCGCTGAAGGGGAGCGACAAGCCGTTTGATGCGAGGCTGCAGGAGGTGCGGCCGCATGAGGGGCAGGGGTACGTCGCCAGGCAGCTGCGGCACTTGCTGAGGGAAAGCGAGACAACGGTGTCGCACCCGTGGACGCACAAGATACAGGACCCGTACAGCCTGCGGTGCATGCCGCAAGTGATGGGGGCGTCCTACGACGCGATACGGCACTGCTGGTCGGTGGTGGAGAGGGAGATGAACTCGGCCACGGACAACCCGCTGGTGTTCGGAGGGGAGGTGCTGTCGGGGGGCAACTTCCACGCCCAGCCCATCGCGCTGGCGATGGGCTATTTGAAGATAGCGGCGTGTGAGATAGCGAGCCTGTCGGAGCGGAGGACGTATTTGCTGCTGGACGCCAGCCGGAGCGGGCTGCCGCAGTTTTTGGCGAAGAACCCGGGGGTAGAGTCGGGGCTGATGATAGCGCAGAACCTGGCAGCGGCGCTGGTGTCGGAGAACAAGGGGCTGTCGCACCCGGCGAGCGTGGACTCGATACCGACGTCGGCGGGGATGGAGGACCACGTGAGCATGGCGCCGATAGCGGGGCGGCAGGCTTTGCAGATCATCGACAACGCGATGCGGGTGGTGGCGGTGGAGCTGCTGGCGGCGTCGCAGGGGTTATACCTGTCGGAGCACCCGAGGCCAGGGAGGGGCGTGGAGGAGGCGGTGGCGATGGTGCGTCGGGTGGCGACACCGCTGGAGGGGGACCGAAGCGTGTCGGGGGATGTGGTGCGGCTGGCGGGGCTGGTGAGGGAGGGGAGGTTTATGGGGATGATGGCAAATGGCGGTTGA
- a CDS encoding enoyl-CoA hydratase/isomerase family protein encodes MNEAVLYRREGPVAVITLNRPEALNAINRQLKEGLASALRRLDEDTEALVGIVTGSGRAFCAGRDLKERAADNAAGVQPKSTDSLLPDSPHMWRRPAKPLIAAINGFALAGGWAIAQLCDLRVASSEAKLGITEARVGLLPPFAASLPKTMPLAQVLELVWTAEAVPAQRAYEMGFVNCVVEPSRVMEEAMSLALKVAENAPLSVRYFKEMAYAGLEMDDVGLASLIHARYESLLGSEDAVEGPRAFVEKRKPRWKGR; translated from the coding sequence ATGAATGAGGCTGTTTTGTACAGGCGGGAGGGGCCGGTGGCGGTGATAACGCTGAACCGGCCTGAGGCGCTGAACGCGATAAATCGTCAGCTTAAGGAGGGGCTGGCGTCGGCGCTGCGGAGGCTGGATGAGGATACGGAGGCGCTGGTGGGGATTGTGACGGGGTCGGGGAGGGCGTTTTGCGCGGGGCGGGACCTGAAGGAGCGGGCGGCGGATAACGCGGCGGGGGTCCAGCCTAAGTCAACGGACAGTCTGCTACCGGACAGCCCGCATATGTGGCGCCGGCCGGCGAAGCCGCTTATCGCGGCGATAAACGGGTTTGCGCTGGCGGGCGGGTGGGCGATAGCGCAGTTATGCGACCTGCGGGTGGCGTCGTCGGAGGCGAAGCTGGGTATAACGGAGGCGAGGGTGGGACTGCTGCCGCCCTTCGCGGCGTCGCTGCCGAAAACGATGCCGCTGGCGCAGGTGCTAGAGCTGGTGTGGACGGCGGAGGCGGTGCCGGCGCAGCGGGCGTACGAAATGGGGTTTGTGAACTGTGTGGTGGAGCCGTCGAGGGTGATGGAAGAGGCGATGTCGCTGGCGCTGAAGGTGGCGGAGAATGCGCCGCTGTCGGTGCGGTATTTCAAGGAGATGGCGTACGCGGGGTTGGAGATGGATGATGTGGGGCTGGCGTCGCTTATACACGCGAGGTATGAGTCGCTTCTGGGGTCGGAGGACGCGGTGGAGGGGCCGAGGGCGTTTGTGGAGAAGCGAAAGCCGCGATGGAAGGGGAGGTGA